The DNA window tgcaaagttgtagcccttttcgttagcaaaattttgccaccagaaccgcgtcattccgagttacgaagctctagttatgatcaaaatactacacgcatatcacgatgagaaacatgctgaaaatttccatatcccatacttgctaacacgagccgtgtcagccccgtgactttcatctcttttgcattttatttgccacgcttcatcctaacatggccagtttcaggtgacacaggtggtcgtgtcagacctcatgtagcttgacttttcacttccttcgaaactcccctttttgtactttttggcattgatttgtctcgatttattcctttaagcctgcaaacagtaaaatacacaaccaaagcataaaatgtagaataaagaaataaaacactcaataacataacttaaacatacttaaaaacaaaggtaaatatatgtgtgaaaaccactgatcagagttcttcaaactaGAGGAAATCCCTTGAAAGTGAACATTCCTATAGTTCATACACATCACGTGGAAGTGATCCAAACTCATGTCGGGGTTCTATAACATCAcgatcaccatcttcgtcttcaacttGAAGCTTATGCAACTGAGGTTGAGTAGAGCTATCTAGTAGTTCTCAGCCTACTTGGAGCATCCAAACACCTTTCATGATCATTATAGAAGCTTCCCAGATCAAAATCTTGCAACTGGAACATCCATATCAAGATACCCTATTCTCACTTTAAGGTTAGTAAACttaacttcaaactctatgatccATGCATAATAAATGTTCAAATAAGTTTCTATAATGTTTCTACACTTATAAGGATccttaaccctcaatcaattaaaccaaatcatgcatatgaacgaTTTCATGTTGAAATTTCAAAATTAgagttcttcgtgttcatacaaAAATTCTTAATCTACacttaaaataaatgaattctaaGACCACCATCGTGTTCCTTGGGAAAAACCGAGTGAAAACCATGTTTGGATCATttcatttggttgagaattgagggagatagaaattcaaattttggagggaacttgaggttgaagacgaccatggcGCCATATTTTGAATCTTTGAAacgtttaaaaatataataaaatgaagtCATGTGTTAAACATACTGATCGCGTAgcttgtaacatcctatttttttattagatatttatttaattagaattattggatgtttgtttgttttatttaattattttttgggtgataattatttaattatgtgctAATGTGTTAATTGAGCTAGTTTAGTAAATGGAAGAAATATAGTAAATTAGCTAATGGGTCTAATTGAGTTAGAAATGACAATTGGATAGGTTAAGCCCAATAACAATTAAGAGCTAATAGATAAATTTGTGAGATAACCTAGAtttagaaaagagaaaagatagaaagaagagaaagaggctagAGAAGAGCAAAAGAGGGGATTTGTAGATTTTCATCAAGAGGGTGGATTTGAactagaggtaagggttagaatccaaattgctatagattatatgattgggtaatgtacgTGTTTGTGTGATTCTCTtcaatctttgcaatttcatgaaaacatagaaaagttagggtttatgctaaTCTCTATGGATTTGAATGATTAAACCTGATTttaatgatgaatgttgttgAATAATGATGAATATTAGTTGTATTTGCTGTTTATTTGTGATTATAAGTGATTTGGTGTAGTCCAGTGTGATTTTTGCAGTTTTGAGTTTGCTggttttttctgcaaaatcgcatgtccgctaagcggcctgggcttgctaagcggatgctgtttgtttttgaaaatttaggtaagctcgctaagcggacctagcccgctaagcggagctcGGATTTTGGTTCGCTTCTGGATTTAGTTTGTAGAAGCCCGCTTCAAGCTAGGTTATTGAATTTTCATTTCCATAAGCCCGCTTGAtggtcgctaagcggaccctgaTGTATGGAACTTTTTACAAACATTGAAATATTGTATCTTTTggtccgtaactcctttttacgtgtcgtttgaagcatattgaagctaatatgattgtctatatgatagaataggATTGGTTGGTACTCgtttaattaattatgatgttaattgagaataacatGTGATTATGAATGTATTTTACGGATGAATTGtttatgatcaatgttcatggatgtattatgtgatatgataatcatgaattatgtgatttattgCTAAATGCTAATTGGTGTTTGAGATTTGGATTgaatgtcatgttgtgtaatgttaaGCAAAGTGGTGAAGATGCGattatgtagtttaagagataaagagatcgtcttaaatgcatgagtcttgttttgttgcacacgtacataAGCACGAGTCGTTGAAagaggcaatgttgggtaatctcgcgaaggttatttacttgtcctaaatctaacgccgaatgggatttgaaagcttaacgccgaATGGagttttgaggtggttatctagtctgtaTAGAATGACAATTGGCTTGCCGGaaatgataacattaggatccaTAGGCATTTTGCATAGAGTCTCACTTGAGTCACACGTGCCGGTGTGAATTGTGTTTTGTGTGATTTTGCAATATGATTGGTGTGGATTGATTAGGTGATAAGTGATGCATATATGTGAAATTTTGTGAAGTGATAATTGTATACTTGATGGAATTTCATTAGTGGATTACAATTGTTGAATTGGTAATTAGATATGATTACTTGAATGATGGAACTTGGTTGTTTAATGGTAAAACATATTAATTTTGATGTATGGTTATAAAAGCATGTtttatgaagagtgatgaattgtgaaatataTGCTTGTTTAGATAGTGCATTtctcattattatgttttctataataatttgaattctcacccttctgtttgaatgttaccctttgttggtaacgtgcaggttccgacgagtagttgCTTGTTCGTGGCTTAACCGAAGAGCTCTGAGTTTTGTTATTTGATTAattagcgagtcatatgctctagtcatgtaacacttgggggattttctttagacttatgcttatgtttagatattgctatttcctatgttttgttggatattttttatttatgtgttAACATTTGGATATATTGTTTTAAAGGCCTTGTAGCCTAGATTTGTGAACTCAAGTAGCATGGATGTTaatgttattttgaattggtagatgaatatggTATGGGAAATATTCATTGAATTTATGTGAtagcaattattttattttccgcaagcgtttatgcataatgtatggaaGCATGAGATTTACGTTATTGTGTTACAATAAGAACTTGGCATATTAtgaatgtttatatgttgttttgggATGTTCATTTTGTGGAAATCAACATGTAGCGCCCTTTTTCcattatgcatgcttactctgtgaATTGTATGTTATAGTTTGGAGTTAGAAAAAGGGTGtaacattagtggtatcagagcatggtcgaccagttggtcagagtCGTTAATGACTTCAttcccgttgtattagatttgtgtatctaacacgatcgatactgttttgtctgttttggttgttggttgtcgtaggacgatggttgctggaaggaatgatgatgccattgctgatgcattgaggatgttggctggatctcttggtcaaattcctcaagctaatgctggaaatcggaatggtgatgatgatgatgagtatcgtgctttggggaagttccagaggaacaatcctcctaccTTTGAGGATGAGCATGAACctgataaagctcaagcttggttgaaggcgattgagaagatctttcaagttaTGAATTGCACTGATGCTcagagagtgcagtttggtagagagtgcagtttggtactcacatgctcgagaaggaagctgaggattggtggggAAATATGGCTCAGAggtttgatgaggaaggtattcaGGTTACTTGGGATCTTTTTCACGATGCAttcttggaaaactattttccggaaGATTGTCGTGGAAAGAAAGAGGTGGAACTCCTTGAATTGAAGCAACGAAATGGTAATGTTGCTGAATATGCTGCTAGATTTCaggagcttatcaagtattgtcctcgctgcaatactatgaatgcggagaggtataagtgtttgaagtttgtcaATGGTTTGAGGCCTGATATTAAGGCTATTGGTTACCAACAAATTACTCGTTTTGAAGAATTGGTTAACAAGAGCCGGATTTATGATGAAGATTGTAGGGAGAGTGCTTTGCACTACAAGGCTTTGAATGAGAAGAAAGGAAAATACcatgggaaaccgtatgatgataAGATGAAGAAAGTTGGTCATGACggaaagccaagtgggggaggatctaGTGCTTCGGTTaagtgttacaattgtggtgttGAGGGACATCGTGTTGTTGATTGTCCTAAGGAGAAAGTAACATGTCTCAAGTGTGGTAAGATTGGTCACAAGGCAACAAGTGTGGAGTTGGTTTGAGTGTGACTTGTTATAATTGTGGAGAGCAAGATCACATTAGTGCCAAATGTGATAAGCCGAAGAAGGAGCAAGCAAATGGAAATGTGTTTGCATTGTCTAGTGTGGATGCCACTAtcgatgataggctaatccaaggtacgtgctttattaatggcacacctttgattgctattctTAATACCGGTGTAAAACATTCTTTCATttatttggattgtgctaagagattgaatcttgtgttatctgatatgcgtagaagtatggttattgattcacctgctatgggttctgtttctactttgtttgtgtgtttgaattgtccattgagtatctttggtagagattttggaattAATTTAGTTTGTATTCCGTTAGAGCagcttgatgtgattttgggtatgaattggttggagTTTAATCGTGTGCATAACAACTGTTTTAATAGGACGGTTATTTTTCTTGAAATCggtgttaaggaagatttgtttttATCTGCTAAGCAAGTTGATGAATCTGTGCAAGACGGAGCTGAGTTGTTTATGTTTTGGCAACCTTAGATGTTCATGAGAAGAGAACAATTGAGGAATTGCCGATAGTTTGTTATTTTACGTAggtatttcctgaagatgtaagcgACTTACCGCTGGAActtgaagttgagttttcgattgatttagttcttggatatagtcctgtatcgatggctccacaTAGGATGTATGcgtctgagttgaaagagttgaagagtcaacttgaggatttgttggagaagaagtttattcgtcctagtgtatcgccgtggggtgcacctgttttgttggttaagaagaaggaaggttctatgaggctttgtgttgattatagggaATTGAACGAGGTaacgattaagaacaagtatccatttccgaggattgatgatttgatagatcagttggttggagcttgtgtgtttagcaagattgatttgaggtatgggtatcattagattcgtgtgaaggcggaggatattcagaaaaCTACTTTTAGaatgaggtatggacattatgagtattcagttatgccgtttggtgtgactaatgcacttggtgtattcatggagtatatgaataggatttttcatgactatcttgataagtttgtggttgtgttcattgatgatattttgatctattctatgagtgaagatgatcatgctgagcatttgagaattgtgttatcggtgttgaaagagaagaagttgtttgttaagctttctaagtgtgaattttggttgaacGAAGTGATTTTTTTTGGTGATGtgattgtcgctaccgcgaagatcaacagagtcgccactaacatatttatcctggaaagcaagggaatgccagcaaaccgtaaaacaaaacaacggtctcacggccgaagaaaagggtaagggagtcggttacgcgaggggaaggtgttagcacccctcacgcccgtcgtactcgatggtatccacgcttgtgtctaaaactatgggtgtgtaacaaatataCGCCTAAAATGGACTAATATGCATGCAAAatatagggaaaagaaagagttatactcgcccgggccctaccccgctgcctacataTCCTTTTTGAGGTAttagaggtaccgtagctcggctaactagtttctgtttattttgtgttttttaggtgaacgagttacatccCCAcgccgctgctcgacctttggagtcttacgcttgggaatggagcggaaataacaagctcttaagaaattaaaatcaaagagtgtggtttgtgttttaaagaatgcatgagaaaacctaagctaagggtgaaagcttgctacctatgttatcatacaaagggtacaagattaaactaagctagcaacctatggggaaaaacgaaagcaaacaataatatcacacaaacgagctccgctcgtaaagcaaacacctACTGTCGCAGGCCAAGTAGTAGAAAagtggtcccgccatagccaaggggagcgtatcacccgagtcaaccaagcattagaccaagGAGATGTGAATCTTTAACCGCGACATTGTATTACCGGGGCAAAGAGGAGCAGAGGCAAATCGGTGCATAcgtacaccgagcgtcaacgtcGGTCAACGTGGGGGTTCGATTGCATGGACCCACTTCACTTTACCCATTGGGCCTTCGACTCGACGATCTTGGGGACTTATCCAGAGCTCTTAACTTGCAAAAAGCGAGCATAGGGGTGACCTGGGGACTGAAAgttgcgggggttgattgctaaccctttctgcTTGCCTTCTCGAGGACTTACAATGGCCTTTGTTAGGACTTCCTGCAAGCAAAAACATAAACACACTGGCAAAAATAGAACCTTCGGCACACGCCTCAGAGGATTTCCAGATACAATGCATGTccaagtcctacttctcatgttaaaggatgaatgaaagcaataaaatgcgggaagaagataaaatgaaacgcgatcaataccaaacggattatgatccgtaaactacCGCAAACTATAAGAAAGAAAACCagagatcccgcgagcgagctagaaAAAGCAACAACAAACATGTCAGCACTCTGATTAACCGCATAAGCAATAAAGATCGACGTCGTGAAAATAAGTCACGCGTCGATGTAGGCATCGAgtacaatcacaatacacctgtaaGAGGAACAAGCAATCTATACAAACAAATATAAAGTAAAAGAAACAATGTGTCTCCGGGGTGAGAACACAACACGAGGGAATGAGATTGTGTCCCGTAAATAAAGCGGAACACCAATGAGATAAGCGTCGATCGATAATTGCCTTTCCAAATGTCTTTCATTTTAGCGCAcgagttagagataacaaaacaccgtaatcggaattgcgttattatacGATAAGCTAAATCAAAAATGAAATATAGAAAAAGAAGTgaaaacatggagaaaacaaGTCAAAATTAACATAGGCATGAAGATACAAGAGCAAACAAACTTGCAAATAAAGAAATGACATAAAAAAAGCCAAGGAAAcaagcatgcgtcgacctgaagaaatCGTGTGTCGACCTAAAGAAACTGTGCATCAACCTGAAGGGTCGACCAAAGCAAACCTGAGACATGCAGGAAAAACTTTGCGTCTACCTAAATAGAGCATGCGTCGACTTGAAGGGTCGACCTGAGAAAACCCGAGCTTCACAAGGAGACTATGCGTCAACCTATAGGGTTGACCTGAGCATACCACTCAACACAAACAGCCAAAAAATAGCTTTTCCGTGAAAGCAACCAAAATGCAATCCGCCACAAACGACCATAATACGAAAAACGATAAAACATGCAATTTTAAGAGCCAAGAGCATTCACATTGTTCAACATGTAGAATTCAATTCATGCATGAAAATTAACATCTAATGATATGCAAACAATCGACACGTCGGTGTCGCAACATGAGCATGAAGAGAAAATTCAATCCAATCCACATTTGATCATCAATACCAAATAGCAAAGTTAAGAATCCGATTAAACTACATCATTTGACAAATCAATTTGTTCTTCAAAAGCACAGTTAAGTATTCCATCAAACAATTATCATGCAATCCTTGGATCATAGGCATTGTGATCATGTCATCAAGAGCAATTCATTATCAAGccacaaattaaatcaattaagcataGGCATCATGAATCATCAATCCACAATCAATTATCACATACTAGTGCACAAAATTAAGAGCAAATACCTCACACGAACAAAATATCAAACACTTAGTATGCATTTACTTGTATCCCAAGTGTAGTGCACGTGTTACGACGAACAAACAACTTACACCTCAAACCTCATCAATTAAGCAAAATCCACAAGAATTATCAACCAATGATCGGTTATCACATACTAACACTCAGAATCAAGAGAAAATGATTCACATATACCAATTATCAAACACCTAGGATACACTTTCTTTGACCACAAGCAATATGcttatattaacaacaacaatCCACCGATAGGTCTCAAATTCAAACAGTTAAACCACATCAATATGAATCATTCAATCAACACATagttatcatcatcaattatcatagatccatcatccacaatcaaaaatcatcatgatcaatttCTAATCAAGTCATAACATCAATTATCTAGCAAAGTTtatagtgaatttaccggatcaaaCGAAGAGATtgagatcggatgaacacgaatgtgaacacgacgcgaacacgaacaAAATCTGAGAGATGAGAGGGAGATAGTGGCACGCCATAGCcttgggagagagagagagatccaAATATTGATGATCAATGAGAAAGGAGATTCTTCActcttgctttgatcttcatttgttcttgagatttgatcttgaattgatgaagtttttgtgagttttgattcaagagaaatgAGAGCGAATTAAGAGAAAGTATTTTCAGAATTTTGGTAGAATTGAATTTATGAGAGAAAAGAGGGAAAATAGTTTATATAGTGTGAGTGGTGAAATGTCAAAAACACctttaattatctctttttggcTCGTTTTCGAGGAAATGTGGCTCAGTGCAAAATTCGGAAACGGGACCAATGTCGACTCGAAAATGACTAAATTTTTTACTCATAGCCACGAGAATTGTCTCGATCTGATAAGCggtgaagaaattacgcgcgtttgaatgacgagaaacgccgattcatctggcgcgccTGTGCagagaactcgataaaactcattCTTCGGTTCGAAATCTAATTGAGCACGTGTAACGAAGAATCggagctaacgaaatttctgagagaaTACCACCATAATGGACCTCTTACGATAAAAGTTGAAGAAgtaatgaattttcaaacttgtcgcgacatacccgaaaatacatttttcactgaaaaatcacgacgctcttcaaaatgctgggcatTTTCTTCGCATAATTAGTTGATGACttgaacatatgaaatctcgagAATAATGGCACGGATCTGTAGTTAaaatttcaagcgaatccgacaagCGGATCATGAGATATGAACTTTCTAAGGCCCGAaaacctacattcagcaccatttttcactgtgaaaGCTCAAGTAATTTGCTAATTTGACCACCTTCCCCACAGAATTGTTTCTGAGCCAAACACAAAAGTTATAGGGAACGTCGAAACAATCCCGGCTACGCGGGAACCAAGCTCATAGCACCTTCCAGCTAAGACCTGTGAATTTCTTCGCATTTTCACCGTATAAACCAATCTTCACGTCACATTTCCTTAaaaccatgaaaactctttattattttttttccctTTTCGAACGACAAAATAATCCTCTATTGATTGACAAAATAAATCAGGCAGACAactccatctgatctgggcattaatggcttgctccttcgtaagatcaatgagatccggaggcggttcactcaactgaaagtctgatttatcaggaataggaacaaatatctcttccgaactttGTGCGCTGGgaaaagaaaatatcttcaactgatagtaagcatcaggactgggcagacgagttcttcttctgaaccaaaataaatcgtcaggatccagatatttccaactgatctgatgcatCTGAGGACTTGCTCCTTCGGATGATCGACGAGATTCgtaggcggttccttcaactgaactggaatcaagataggaacaaatatcttcaaccgatctgAGGGCGTCGGGAATAAGTAAGCCTTCATCTGATCGGACGGTGTCAAGATAGGGAGACCAACTTCTTCTATtttaaacatcaggataagcgcctgtaataaATAGGCGAATTGCTCTCTGGGGGCATTTTGAGATCTCgataactttcctgtagaaagaaacagatatgatttatgcatgatgcatccaTGAATGTTGTTTTATGGAGCAGTACTCTGATGATGGAAAAAACTACACGCTtaaagaatgcaatgcgaatgatgcatgattcggacgttGCTTGGGGAAACAATGGAgtagcactgaattgctgaagaagtcttGGAGAGAATATGGCACTCT is part of the Vicia villosa cultivar HV-30 ecotype Madison, WI linkage group LG2, Vvil1.0, whole genome shotgun sequence genome and encodes:
- the LOC131648839 gene encoding uncharacterized protein LOC131648839, translated to MAQRFDEEGIQVTWDLFHDAFLENYFPEDCRGKKEVELLELKQRNGNVAEYAARFQELIKPDIKAIGYQQITRFEELVNKSRIYDEDCRESALHYKALNEKKGKYHGKPYDDKMKKVGHDGKPSGGGSSASVKCYNCGVEGHRVVDCPKEKVTCLKCEQDHISAKCDKPKKEQANGNVFALSSVDATIDDRLIQVCIPLEQLDVILGMNWLEFNRVHNNCFNRTVIFLEIGVKEDLFLSAKQVDESVQDGAELFMFWQP